The candidate division KSB1 bacterium genome includes a region encoding these proteins:
- a CDS encoding motility protein A, with product MDIATIIGIVFGFAMIAFSIATGGAPKFFLDPMSILIVWGGTAAAILINFPLGKVLGVIKIAKRAFLHKMPENVEVIATLVRLSAKARLEGLLALESELEKIEDEFLKKGVRQLVDGVDPELVRSLLTTELVSLEERHALGQRIFNAGASYAPAFGMLGTLIGLISMLSRLNDPTKIGVGMAVALVTTFWGVVLANLIFLPIAGKLKTRSEQEVQQRELIIEGIASIQAGDNPRILNEKLLAFLAPQLRASANTLEKAGIGAKQKAAA from the coding sequence ATGGACATTGCGACGATAATCGGCATCGTCTTCGGCTTTGCGATGATCGCCTTCAGCATCGCCACAGGAGGTGCACCCAAATTCTTTCTTGACCCTATGTCTATCCTCATCGTTTGGGGTGGAACCGCCGCGGCGATTCTGATCAATTTCCCTTTGGGCAAGGTGTTGGGGGTGATCAAGATCGCCAAACGAGCCTTTTTGCATAAAATGCCCGAAAACGTGGAGGTGATCGCCACATTAGTGCGGCTGAGCGCTAAGGCGCGCCTGGAAGGGCTCCTGGCCCTGGAGTCTGAACTGGAGAAGATCGAAGACGAGTTTCTCAAGAAAGGGGTGCGGCAGCTGGTAGACGGTGTGGACCCAGAGTTAGTGCGCAGCCTGCTGACCACCGAGCTGGTGAGCCTCGAGGAACGGCACGCCCTGGGGCAGCGCATCTTTAACGCGGGCGCCAGCTATGCCCCTGCCTTTGGCATGCTGGGTACGCTCATCGGCCTTATCTCGATGCTTTCGCGCTTGAACGATCCCACCAAAATCGGCGTGGGCATGGCCGTGGCCCTGGTGACCACCTTCTGGGGTGTCGTGCTGGCAAACCTGATCTTTCTCCCCATCGCCGGTAAGCTAAAGACCCGCTCCGAGCAGGAGGTGCAACAGCGGGAACTGATCATCGAAGGAATTGCCTCCATCCAGGCAGGCGACAATCCCCGTATTCTGAACGAAAAATTGTTAGCGTTCCTGGCACCGCAGCTGCGCGCCAGTGCTAACACCTTGGAAAAAGCCGGAATAGGCGCCAAACAGAAGGCAGCAGCATGA